A single Desulfobaculum bizertense DSM 18034 DNA region contains:
- the galE gene encoding UDP-glucose 4-epimerase GalE, translating into MERTRILVTGGAGYIGSHTCKALSAVGFEPVTVDSMVRGHEWAVQWGPLVKADIRDVDAMTATFEKYRPAAVIHFAAFIEVGESVADPATFYDNNVWGTLCLLRAMQRGNCPNIVFSSSAAVYGTPEQTPIREDHPLNPINPYGRTKLMMEQIMADFDPAYGTHHVALRYFNAAGADPDGGIGEAHNPETHLVPLAIGSALKTRGHLKVFGQDYDTPDGTCVRDYVHVSDLAQAHVASVRYLLDGGKSTALNLGTGTGNSVLEIIEAVHRAGGVAVPYENAVRRAGDPARLVATSTKAQSVLGWEPKYTDIDTIVQTAWRWHLSRKDA; encoded by the coding sequence ATGGAACGAACCAGGATTCTTGTGACAGGTGGTGCGGGATACATCGGAAGCCATACCTGCAAGGCGCTCTCCGCGGTGGGCTTTGAGCCGGTCACGGTGGACAGCATGGTCCGTGGTCATGAGTGGGCTGTGCAGTGGGGTCCCTTGGTCAAGGCGGATATTCGAGATGTCGACGCCATGACTGCGACTTTTGAGAAATATCGTCCGGCTGCGGTTATTCATTTTGCGGCGTTTATTGAAGTCGGTGAGTCTGTGGCTGATCCGGCTACGTTTTATGACAACAATGTCTGGGGAACACTCTGCCTGCTGCGAGCCATGCAGCGTGGCAATTGCCCAAACATTGTGTTTTCCAGTTCTGCTGCTGTGTATGGAACCCCGGAGCAGACACCTATTCGGGAAGATCATCCCCTGAACCCGATTAACCCGTACGGCCGCACAAAGCTCATGATGGAGCAGATTATGGCGGATTTTGATCCTGCCTACGGCACGCATCATGTGGCCTTGCGGTATTTTAATGCTGCGGGAGCAGACCCGGATGGGGGCATTGGCGAGGCGCATAATCCAGAAACTCATCTTGTGCCGCTGGCAATTGGCTCAGCACTCAAGACCCGTGGGCATCTGAAAGTTTTTGGTCAGGATTATGATACTCCTGATGGAACCTGTGTTCGTGATTATGTGCATGTCAGTGATTTGGCGCAGGCACATGTTGCGTCAGTGCGTTACTTGCTGGATGGCGGTAAGAGTACTGCCTTGAACTTGGGCACCGGAACAGGGAATAGTGTGCTGGAAATCATTGAGGCTGTGCACCGTGCTGGTGGTGTGGCCGTGCCGTATGAAAATGCCGTTCGTCGGGCAGGGGACCCTGCACGTCTGGTTGCGACATCGACCAAGGCGCAGAGCGTTCTTGGCTGGGAACCAAAATATACGGATATCGACACCATTGTGCAGACTGCATGGCGCTGGCATTTGAGCCGAAAAGACGCGTAG
- the carA gene encoding glutamine-hydrolyzing carbamoyl-phosphate synthase small subunit, which translates to MKAILALEDGTCFEGRSFTGKGNAGGEAIFNTGMTGYQEVLTDPSYAGQLVCMTYPLVGNYGVNLEDVESSRVQVGAFIVKECCKTPSNWRSVQSLPDYLKEHNVMGIEGIDTRALTRHLRLHGAQRAIISTDDVTPEELVARAKALPSMEGQNLTTQVCPSEPYIWSEEGRPAPVSLNSDGSYDWQGKGPRVLVYDFGIKWNILRLLAAEGLDLLVVPPSFTPEQVDKIAPHAVFLSNGPGDPATLTEVVKNVAVLADTYPLAGICLGHQILGQALGGKTYKLAFGHHGLNHPVKDLTTGRIEISSQNHGFCVDIEGIENLEITHVNLNDQTLEGFRHTKKPILAIQHHPEAGPGPHDSQYFFRRFRDMIQEATGV; encoded by the coding sequence ATGAAAGCCATTTTAGCTCTGGAAGACGGCACCTGCTTTGAGGGCCGTTCTTTTACCGGCAAAGGAAACGCCGGTGGTGAAGCCATTTTCAATACCGGCATGACCGGATATCAGGAAGTGCTCACTGATCCGTCCTATGCGGGCCAGCTGGTATGTATGACCTACCCCCTTGTAGGAAATTACGGCGTGAACCTTGAGGACGTCGAGTCGTCCCGAGTCCAGGTCGGCGCATTCATCGTTAAGGAATGCTGCAAGACTCCAAGCAACTGGAGATCTGTGCAAAGCCTGCCGGACTACCTGAAAGAGCATAATGTTATGGGCATTGAGGGCATCGACACCCGCGCCCTGACCCGACACCTGCGCCTTCACGGTGCGCAGCGTGCCATCATCAGTACTGACGACGTGACGCCGGAAGAGCTTGTTGCACGCGCAAAAGCTTTGCCCTCCATGGAAGGTCAGAACCTCACCACACAGGTTTGCCCCAGCGAACCCTACATCTGGAGCGAAGAAGGTCGCCCGGCACCTGTGAGCCTGAACAGCGATGGAAGCTACGACTGGCAAGGCAAAGGACCTCGTGTTCTGGTGTATGACTTTGGTATCAAATGGAACATCCTGCGCCTGTTGGCCGCAGAAGGTCTGGACCTGCTGGTTGTTCCGCCGAGCTTTACTCCAGAACAGGTCGACAAAATTGCACCACACGCCGTGTTCCTGTCCAACGGTCCCGGCGATCCGGCAACCCTGACCGAAGTTGTCAAAAACGTGGCTGTTCTTGCCGACACGTACCCGCTTGCAGGTATCTGTCTTGGTCACCAGATTCTTGGTCAGGCTCTTGGCGGAAAGACCTACAAGCTCGCCTTTGGTCACCACGGCCTGAACCACCCGGTCAAGGACCTCACCACCGGACGCATTGAAATTTCTTCCCAGAACCACGGCTTCTGTGTTGATATTGAAGGCATCGAAAATCTTGAAATCACCCACGTGAACCTGAACGACCAGACTCTGGAAGGTTTCCGCCACACCAAGAAACCTATTCTGGCCATTCAGCATCACCCAGAAGCTGGACCGGGACCGCATGACAGCCAGTATTTCTTCCGTCGCTTCCGGGATATGATTCAGGAAGCAACAGGCGTTTAG
- a CDS encoding tetratricopeptide repeat protein, with the protein MSTKLIKARTKISGISRYLKQKKLLPAIVSLHDALRIILETPLMAHEKKEFRLALEHALYALNSNPDYKRTCGIVLEYKAGQEKALLRVLAGILEDLQDSSVEEAKEMLAALEKRKGLGLTRGEELLKLGKTKEARHIFDQLILQFADDTDLKTQIAEMLLKAGKLEDALHYLTQALKEFPESAHLYNRVGMVLRKLTRFEMSEKYYAKALKLAKEDPGLYFNIGRLYIDWKKWDKVARVASVALKISPDFEEAQKMYAFAQKKIKKAAARND; encoded by the coding sequence ATGTCCACAAAACTGATTAAAGCGCGCACCAAGATATCCGGCATTTCCCGGTATCTGAAGCAGAAAAAACTTCTTCCTGCCATTGTGAGTCTCCATGATGCCCTGCGCATCATTCTTGAGACGCCGCTTATGGCTCATGAAAAGAAGGAATTTCGTCTTGCGCTAGAACATGCACTCTATGCTCTCAACAGCAATCCAGATTATAAACGCACCTGTGGAATAGTTCTGGAATACAAGGCAGGGCAAGAAAAAGCCTTGCTCAGAGTCCTGGCGGGCATACTTGAAGACCTGCAGGACAGCTCTGTTGAAGAAGCCAAAGAGATGCTGGCCGCTTTGGAAAAACGCAAAGGCCTTGGCCTGACGCGTGGCGAGGAGCTTTTAAAGCTCGGCAAAACCAAAGAGGCCCGGCACATCTTTGACCAGCTTATTCTTCAGTTTGCTGACGACACAGATCTCAAGACACAGATCGCAGAGATGCTGCTGAAAGCTGGAAAACTGGAAGATGCTTTGCATTACCTCACTCAGGCCCTCAAGGAATTCCCTGAGTCTGCCCATCTATACAACAGAGTGGGCATGGTTCTGCGCAAGCTGACCCGGTTTGAAATGTCAGAAAAATATTACGCCAAGGCGCTGAAACTGGCCAAGGAAGATCCTGGGCTGTATTTCAACATTGGGCGCCTCTACATTGACTGGAAAAAATGGGACAAGGTGGCGCGCGTCGCCTCCGTTGCTCTCAAGATTTCGCCAGACTTTGAAGAAGCGCAAAAGATGTATGCCTTTGCGCAGAAAAAAATCAAAAAGGCCGCGGCTCGAAACGATTAG
- a CDS encoding TrmH family RNA methyltransferase — protein MKKIAHCRTPERKARMRSVIERRQSDLSLVMANIWDPHNVSAILRSCDAFGVQKVHLYYTDNTFPNLGKKSSASAKKWIDMERHSDPKVMIQGLRDAGHQILSTGFSERARPLFDYDLTKPTTIILGNEHRGVDTELEELAPDQIYIPMQGMVQSLNVSVAAALTLYEAFRQRQAAGMYNTPSFDAKTVDAMVEDWCTK, from the coding sequence ATGAAAAAGATAGCTCACTGTCGTACGCCAGAGCGTAAGGCTCGGATGCGTTCTGTTATTGAACGCAGGCAAAGTGATCTTTCGCTTGTAATGGCAAATATCTGGGATCCACATAACGTGTCAGCAATCCTTCGGAGTTGTGATGCGTTTGGTGTTCAGAAAGTGCATTTATACTACACTGATAACACATTTCCTAATCTTGGGAAAAAGTCTTCTGCATCTGCCAAGAAGTGGATTGATATGGAACGGCACTCGGACCCCAAAGTTATGATTCAGGGGCTTCGTGATGCAGGACATCAGATTTTGTCGACAGGGTTTTCTGAGCGTGCCCGCCCGCTTTTTGATTATGACCTGACCAAGCCCACAACAATTATTTTGGGCAACGAGCATCGTGGTGTGGATACCGAGCTGGAGGAGCTTGCTCCTGACCAGATTTATATCCCCATGCAGGGCATGGTCCAGAGCCTGAATGTTTCAGTTGCTGCTGCCCTGACCCTGTATGAGGCATTTCGTCAGCGACAGGCTGCGGGGATGTACAACACACCGTCTTTTGATGCGAAGACTGTTGACGCAATGGTGGAAGACTGGTGCACCAAGTAG
- the kdsB gene encoding 3-deoxy-manno-octulosonate cytidylyltransferase produces MSKRPVCYGIIPARYASSRFEGKPLADILGFPMFWHVYQRAKKCPLFTDVVLATDDQRIFDAAQHLDVPVVMTAADHPSGSDRVLEAAQLLNIPDDAVVVNIQGDEPLLEPDMLSELLSPFDKEHVEVSTLATPITGEEAKRPDQVKVVVSASGRALYFSRAPIPFVRDDGDAGFLGHVGLYAYRMRTLKRFVALGQSELERKEKLEQLRLLENDIPLYVVQTLYRTHGVDRPEDISHVINALSENS; encoded by the coding sequence ATGTCCAAACGCCCAGTCTGCTACGGTATTATTCCAGCGCGCTACGCTTCTTCCCGCTTTGAGGGAAAGCCTCTGGCCGATATTCTCGGTTTCCCCATGTTCTGGCACGTATACCAGCGTGCCAAAAAATGTCCGTTGTTTACGGACGTTGTGCTCGCGACAGATGACCAGCGCATCTTTGATGCAGCACAGCACCTTGACGTCCCTGTGGTCATGACCGCAGCTGATCATCCCAGTGGCAGTGACCGGGTTTTGGAAGCCGCACAGCTTTTGAATATCCCAGACGACGCCGTTGTGGTAAATATTCAGGGAGACGAGCCACTGCTTGAGCCAGACATGCTCAGCGAGTTACTCTCTCCATTCGACAAGGAACACGTTGAGGTCTCAACTCTGGCGACGCCTATTACTGGCGAAGAAGCCAAACGGCCAGACCAGGTGAAAGTTGTTGTTAGTGCCAGCGGAAGGGCACTGTATTTCTCCCGCGCTCCCATCCCCTTTGTCCGGGACGATGGGGACGCGGGATTTCTTGGACATGTCGGGCTGTACGCCTACCGCATGCGAACCTTAAAGCGCTTTGTCGCCCTTGGGCAAAGTGAGCTTGAGCGAAAGGAAAAACTGGAACAGCTTCGGCTGCTCGAAAACGACATACCTCTGTATGTTGTTCAAACACTGTATCGCACGCACGGCGTAGATCGTCCCGAAGACATCTCTCACGTCATCAACGCGCTATCGGAGAACAGCTAA
- a CDS encoding NUDIX domain-containing protein: MYKDVTCPHCGKTFETYCNPVPTVDMLIYQQGKGVVLIKRKNPPYGWALPGGFVDCGETVEQAVVREMKEETDLDVTIQGMLGVYSDPKRDPRMHTMSVVFIGSTEDPDALCAGDDAGEARFFQRGKLPESIAFDHATILQDFWRWLDARGGVV, translated from the coding sequence ATGTATAAAGATGTGACGTGCCCGCACTGTGGCAAGACGTTTGAAACATACTGCAACCCCGTCCCGACTGTTGATATGCTTATTTATCAGCAGGGTAAGGGTGTTGTGCTCATCAAGAGAAAGAATCCACCGTATGGCTGGGCACTTCCCGGTGGCTTTGTGGATTGTGGAGAGACAGTCGAGCAGGCTGTTGTTCGTGAAATGAAGGAAGAAACAGACCTTGACGTGACGATACAGGGGATGCTTGGTGTGTATTCTGATCCAAAGCGTGACCCTCGAATGCACACTATGAGTGTTGTTTTTATTGGGAGTACAGAAGATCCTGATGCTCTGTGTGCCGGGGACGATGCTGGAGAAGCCCGGTTTTTCCAGCGTGGCAAGCTTCCTGAAAGCATAGCCTTTGATCACGCCACAATTCTTCAGGATTTCTGGCGCTGGCTCGATGCTCGGGGTGGAGTAGTGTAG
- the glgA gene encoding glycogen synthase GlgA encodes MPFVVHIASEMYPFSKTGGLADVLGALPAEQRRQGAQVAVITPHYGHMSEMKRLRLVHSGIPVGYPWAPITAQVYQGVEQGVTVYFIHRSEYFDRLGYYNSSYGDYFDNCERFIFFCRAALEWCRHLDRAPDIIHAHDWQAALVSAYVHFWRQTDPFWATTRTVVTLHNLAFQGRFSSRLFWNSGLPDSAWNLDGAEFFGDFNVLKAGIAYADQITTVSPSYAKEIQTPEFGCGLDGILRNRADALTGILNGADYTVWDPTHDRFLPHAFSVGHMRGKRICKEWLIHKLGLDPAVAKYPLLGFIGRLRGQKGVDLLVDILPALMKIGVGVVVLGEGDPALEAKLQNLMEEHRGKFAACIGYTEELAHVIQAGTDVFLMPSRYEPCGLTQMYSLRFGTVPVASSVGGLRDTVRAHPDAESTGFLFRAGDPSSFLRAVMEALSVWERPVLWNRIRARAMRKRFSWVQSAREYFSVYAAAQKELTQDVQTEKTKRS; translated from the coding sequence ATGCCTTTTGTGGTTCATATCGCGTCAGAAATGTACCCATTTTCAAAAACCGGGGGTCTTGCCGATGTCTTGGGCGCTCTGCCCGCAGAGCAGCGGCGACAGGGTGCTCAGGTTGCTGTGATTACCCCGCATTATGGGCACATGTCCGAGATGAAGCGGCTTCGCCTTGTGCATTCTGGGATACCTGTGGGGTATCCGTGGGCACCAATCACGGCTCAGGTGTACCAGGGCGTGGAGCAGGGCGTCACTGTCTACTTCATTCATCGAAGTGAATACTTTGACCGTCTTGGCTATTACAATTCTTCCTATGGTGATTATTTTGATAATTGTGAGCGCTTTATTTTCTTTTGTCGGGCCGCACTTGAGTGGTGCCGACATTTGGATCGTGCTCCAGATATTATTCATGCGCATGACTGGCAGGCCGCACTTGTTTCTGCCTACGTGCATTTTTGGCGTCAGACAGATCCGTTTTGGGCCACAACCAGAACGGTTGTGACGTTGCACAACCTTGCCTTTCAGGGACGTTTTTCTTCCCGCCTGTTTTGGAACTCGGGCCTTCCAGATTCTGCATGGAATTTGGATGGTGCCGAGTTTTTTGGTGATTTTAACGTGCTCAAGGCTGGCATTGCCTATGCTGACCAGATCACGACGGTCAGCCCGTCCTATGCCAAAGAAATTCAAACTCCAGAGTTTGGCTGCGGCCTGGACGGTATTTTGCGAAACCGTGCGGATGCACTCACCGGTATTTTAAATGGTGCGGACTACACCGTCTGGGACCCGACGCATGATCGCTTTTTGCCTCATGCTTTTTCCGTTGGACACATGCGGGGCAAGCGTATCTGCAAGGAGTGGCTTATTCACAAGCTGGGGCTGGACCCGGCCGTTGCAAAATACCCGCTCCTTGGCTTTATTGGTCGGCTTCGGGGGCAGAAGGGCGTTGATCTCCTCGTGGATATTTTGCCTGCGCTGATGAAGATTGGTGTTGGCGTCGTCGTCTTGGGGGAGGGTGACCCTGCTCTTGAGGCGAAGCTCCAGAATCTGATGGAAGAGCACCGGGGAAAATTTGCGGCCTGTATTGGATATACCGAAGAGCTGGCCCACGTGATTCAGGCTGGAACGGATGTGTTTTTGATGCCTTCACGGTATGAGCCGTGTGGTCTGACTCAGATGTATTCACTTCGTTTTGGAACGGTCCCCGTGGCAAGTTCTGTGGGAGGCTTGCGGGACACTGTTCGGGCGCATCCGGATGCGGAAAGCACAGGGTTTTTGTTCCGCGCTGGTGATCCCAGTTCCTTTTTGCGGGCCGTGATGGAAGCGTTGAGTGTCTGGGAACGCCCGGTGCTGTGGAACAGGATTCGGGCGCGCGCCATGCGGAAACGCTTTTCTTGGGTCCAGTCAGCGCGAGAATATTTTTCAGTGTATGCAGCCGCACAAAAAGAGCTGACACAGGATGTCCAAACAGAAAAGACAAAGAGGTCTTGA
- a CDS encoding L-threonylcarbamoyladenylate synthase: MHQVDHEFEKACEALRRGDVIIYPTETLYAIGCDAFCAEAAARVYAFKKRSHAKPLPVLIGDASQLSQVTDWHSEDLEKLARRFWPGPLSVIVPAREGLPREVQDAEGTTSVRVTPHPVAARLSRELGRPLVATSANLSGEPSVARPDALSKALCQSVSYVFRSEPWPGGGEPSTVIAFAEPGVLVLHREGAISKAALEAEGFVIQTV; the protein is encoded by the coding sequence GTGCACCAAGTAGATCATGAATTTGAAAAAGCCTGTGAGGCTTTGCGCCGTGGGGATGTGATAATTTATCCCACGGAAACCTTGTATGCCATTGGCTGCGATGCGTTCTGTGCCGAAGCCGCTGCACGGGTTTATGCCTTTAAGAAACGCAGTCACGCCAAGCCCTTGCCTGTGCTTATTGGTGATGCGTCCCAGCTTTCGCAGGTGACTGACTGGCATTCAGAGGATTTGGAGAAACTGGCCCGCCGTTTTTGGCCCGGTCCGCTTTCTGTTATTGTCCCTGCACGCGAGGGGCTGCCCCGTGAGGTTCAGGACGCCGAGGGAACGACATCCGTTCGTGTGACCCCGCATCCTGTTGCGGCCCGGCTGTCGCGTGAGCTTGGACGTCCGCTGGTCGCCACAAGCGCAAACCTGAGCGGTGAGCCATCGGTTGCACGACCAGACGCCCTGTCCAAGGCTCTGTGTCAGAGCGTTTCCTATGTTTTTCGCTCCGAGCCGTGGCCCGGCGGAGGGGAGCCTTCGACGGTGATTGCGTTTGCCGAGCCTGGCGTGCTTGTTTTGCACCGCGAGGGGGCAATCTCCAAAGCTGCGCTTGAGGCCGAGGGATTTGTCATTCAGACAGTATAA
- a CDS encoding 3-deoxy-D-manno-octulosonic acid transferase, with product MKISTRAVMGMYSLLWPAALPALALSSRLREGWRERTLSKVHSGPVDIWIQAASAGEAFLAREILLSLPSDTPLRVLVTSGTTQGMDILSRTCEELKPQKLLDVEHAYFPFDAPFLMKKALRHYAPRLVVTLETELWPGFLAEAKKQNIPVLLINGRMSAGSFAGYVGIQDFLRDIGPKKILALNGKSTQRYAVLFGHERVETMQNIKFDRCPTEAPVLPEDHPLSRLLGVGDEVLVLGSVRKEEEPDILETLQILHRERPKTTIALFPRHMTRLDFWSKVLYETGLPVVLRSQLTTAPAPGTIILWDAFGELGAAYSLASAAFVGGSLKPLGGQNFLEPLIHGLVPVIGPHWKNFDWVGREIVESGLVCEVTDARQLARQVIVSLENPQPKNAVQKRAAEYISARTGGTAQAVACILRHL from the coding sequence ATGAAAATATCGACCAGAGCAGTCATGGGAATGTATTCCCTCCTCTGGCCTGCGGCACTGCCAGCTCTCGCCCTGTCTTCCCGACTTCGCGAGGGCTGGCGTGAACGCACGCTGTCCAAAGTCCATTCCGGGCCTGTTGATATATGGATACAGGCCGCCTCCGCGGGTGAAGCATTTCTTGCCCGCGAGATTCTGCTTTCCCTACCAAGCGATACACCTCTCAGAGTTCTGGTCACTTCTGGCACGACACAGGGCATGGACATTCTGAGCCGCACCTGCGAGGAGCTAAAACCTCAGAAGCTTCTTGATGTTGAGCACGCCTATTTCCCCTTTGACGCACCTTTTCTCATGAAGAAAGCCTTGCGCCACTATGCCCCCCGTCTTGTGGTCACCCTCGAAACAGAGTTGTGGCCGGGATTCCTTGCCGAGGCCAAAAAGCAGAACATTCCAGTTCTGCTCATTAATGGACGCATGAGTGCAGGAAGCTTTGCGGGCTATGTGGGCATTCAGGACTTTTTACGGGACATTGGCCCCAAAAAAATTCTTGCTCTCAATGGCAAATCAACCCAGCGCTATGCTGTCCTTTTTGGGCACGAACGGGTTGAAACCATGCAAAATATCAAATTTGACCGTTGCCCAACAGAAGCCCCCGTTCTTCCTGAAGATCATCCTCTTTCCAGGCTTCTCGGCGTTGGGGACGAGGTTCTTGTTCTTGGTTCAGTACGCAAAGAAGAAGAGCCTGATATACTTGAAACTCTCCAGATTCTGCACCGTGAACGCCCCAAAACAACCATTGCGCTTTTTCCCCGACACATGACAAGGCTCGACTTCTGGTCAAAAGTCCTATATGAAACCGGGTTGCCCGTTGTACTACGCTCGCAGCTTACAACAGCACCTGCTCCGGGAACCATTATCCTGTGGGATGCATTCGGAGAACTCGGTGCTGCATACAGCCTTGCATCAGCGGCATTTGTGGGAGGAAGCCTCAAGCCTCTTGGTGGACAGAATTTTCTTGAGCCACTGATACATGGTCTTGTCCCTGTCATTGGACCGCACTGGAAAAACTTCGACTGGGTTGGGCGCGAAATCGTCGAATCTGGACTCGTCTGCGAGGTGACGGATGCTCGTCAGCTTGCCCGGCAGGTCATCGTTAGTCTGGAAAATCCTCAACCAAAGAATGCTGTCCAGAAGCGTGCCGCAGAATATATCTCTGCACGCACCGGCGGAACAGCACAAGCTGTCGCCTGCATACTCAGGCATCTTTAG
- the pdxA gene encoding 4-hydroxythreonine-4-phosphate dehydrogenase PdxA, with protein sequence MSEQTLLVTLGDPNGLGPELVCRSLGNGERACTSRPVLVGPEPSLAYHAKRLGLPQFWKKIEHVADETEGKIGLLVPKGLEQFEMHPGEPHVEGGRAAGLTLELVCELLKSGQAQGVVTCPLNKAMLQDAGFDFPGHTEFFAERLGPGRDNICMHLGGPRLKVSLVTTHPKLADVPAGVTHERVLRCLELTDELVKALGCAGAPIAVCGLNPHAGESGKIGHEEEEIIAPAVEEAKRKGISVVGPLPADTLFYFAAQGKYSAVLAMYHDQGLGPLKLLHFSEAVNVTLGLPVVRTSVDHGTGYDITGKDCADLGSFHAAFDWAEKLIAAKNA encoded by the coding sequence ATGTCAGAACAAACTCTTCTCGTCACTCTTGGTGATCCAAATGGTCTTGGTCCCGAACTCGTTTGTCGCAGTTTGGGCAATGGTGAGCGGGCCTGTACATCTCGTCCCGTCTTGGTCGGTCCAGAACCGTCGCTTGCATATCATGCCAAGCGTCTGGGGCTTCCTCAGTTCTGGAAGAAAATTGAACATGTTGCTGATGAGACAGAGGGGAAAATAGGACTGCTGGTCCCCAAGGGACTGGAGCAGTTTGAAATGCACCCCGGTGAACCTCATGTTGAAGGTGGTCGCGCCGCGGGGCTGACTCTGGAACTCGTTTGCGAGCTGCTGAAGAGTGGTCAGGCGCAGGGTGTTGTGACCTGTCCTTTGAATAAGGCTATGCTTCAGGATGCGGGATTTGATTTCCCGGGGCATACAGAATTTTTTGCAGAGCGCCTCGGCCCCGGACGAGACAATATCTGCATGCATCTTGGTGGGCCACGCCTCAAGGTGAGCCTTGTGACAACGCACCCCAAGCTTGCTGATGTTCCTGCTGGAGTTACGCATGAGCGAGTCTTGCGCTGCCTTGAGCTGACAGATGAGCTGGTCAAGGCTCTGGGCTGTGCAGGCGCTCCCATTGCGGTGTGCGGTCTCAATCCTCATGCTGGTGAATCCGGAAAGATTGGGCACGAGGAAGAAGAGATTATTGCTCCTGCCGTGGAAGAGGCGAAACGCAAAGGGATTTCTGTTGTTGGTCCGCTTCCGGCGGATACTCTTTTTTATTTTGCAGCGCAGGGCAAATATTCTGCCGTGCTTGCCATGTATCACGATCAGGGACTTGGACCGCTGAAGCTTTTGCATTTTTCCGAAGCGGTGAATGTTACGCTTGGACTGCCTGTGGTGCGCACATCTGTAGATCACGGCACAGGCTATGACATTACAGGAAAAGACTGCGCCGATCTGGGAAGTTTTCACGCAGCGTTTGACTGGGCAGAAAAGTTGATTGCTGCAAAAAACGCGTAG
- a CDS encoding isoamylase early set domain-containing protein: protein MSLKKRYLRSKPVCKVTFSLPRGAAEGAQCVSLVGDFNDWNPEATPMRKLKSGEYHATIDLAQGRSYQYRYLVDTCRWENDWSADTYVWSMFGNCENSVVTT, encoded by the coding sequence ATGTCCCTGAAAAAGCGCTATCTCCGGTCAAAGCCAGTGTGCAAGGTGACTTTTTCGTTGCCCAGGGGGGCAGCAGAAGGAGCGCAGTGCGTGAGTTTGGTCGGCGATTTTAACGACTGGAACCCGGAAGCAACCCCAATGCGCAAGCTGAAAAGCGGTGAATATCATGCCACCATCGATCTCGCGCAGGGGCGCTCATACCAGTACCGGTATCTTGTGGATACGTGCCGTTGGGAAAACGACTGGAGCGCAGACACCTACGTGTGGAGCATGTTTGGTAACTGCGAAAACTCCGTTGTTACGACATAG